The Acidobacteriota bacterium nucleotide sequence CTCGGGCGTCGCACGTTGCGCGCAGAGATCGTCGGCTTCAATCCGCAGCCCGATCCCCCGGGCCGGTACACCGCGACGCTCGAGGTGTTCAGCCTGTTCACCGGCCAGACACACATCGTGCTCGGGGGGCCCGACACGATTCCGGCCGCTGCCGCCCGATGAGGGCCGCCAACGACTTCGCGAACCACGAAAGGACTCGCCCCATGAAGACACGGACCTGCACGATCGTCGTTGTCGCGGCCCTCTCGGGGGTCGCCGCGTACGCCGACACCGTCGTCTGCCGCAGCGAGGTGCGGACCGTGAAGGCCGTCACCATCGCAGAGCCGTATTTCCAGGTGAGCCGGCGCTTCCAGACCGACGTGCCGAACATGGAGCCGTTGCTGACGACCAACATCCTGGTCAACGGCCCCGGACAGAGCTGCATCGTCGCCGACTTCAGCGCGGTGGTGCGACCCACCGACAACTATCTCGTGTTCCAGGTCACGGTCGACGGTGTGGCCATGCTCGGACACACGTTCACGTTTCCGCAGCCACAGACGCCGGTCGTGATCGAAATGGAGGAGACCGACCTCAATGCCCAGCGGATGGTCGCGCACCAGTTCTTCTTGCGCGTGCCTCCCGGGCCCCACACCGTCACGGTCAACGTCGCAGGCGGCAGCAACATCGTCGCACCGTTCTATCCGACCATCGAGGCGCCGGTGCTTACGTTGCACTATCGGTAGCGCGCCAGATGAACCGCGCGCGGAGACGTTCGGGGGACCTGGGTTGCGGATGGCGCCTCACTCGAACATCAGCCGCCGGATCTGCCTGAACGGCAGGTCGCCGTAGGTGAGCAGCTGGTCGTTGAACGCCTTCAGCGTGTAGTGCGGCCCCATGCGGCGCTTGTACTCCTCACGCAGCGCCACGATCATCAGTTCGCCGATGATCTCCCGCCCCGGGGGCGTGGCGAACTGCGTGTCGCGCTGCACCTCGATGAAGGCGTTCGACGGCTCCATCCCGATGTGATCGACGTAGGCCTGCACCGCCTCGTCGAAGGTCATCTCCCCCCTGGCCATCCTGAGCTTGGTGAGGATGCGCTGCACGCGCCACATGCGCATCTGGCGGCGCGCCATCTTCGTCTTCAGGCGCTCCATGTAAGGCAGCACGTCGTAGTAGCCCTCTTCCTCGAGCAGCCGCTCGAGGTAGAAGGACCACGCCTGCGAGAAGTAGGCGCTCTGGAAGAGCTGCCGCATCGGGCGCGTCACGTGCCGGGCCGCCGAGGCGCGCTGCGCGGTGTGCCCGAGCCACTCGTGGTAGGAGATCAGGTGCGTCCAGTACGGGTTGT carries:
- a CDS encoding DUF885 family protein yields the protein MARRTLSFGGAQYGPTVAGRLSGYYVLTPLEPWLTEAEWLSRLRSYNPYWTHLISYHEWLGHTAQRASAARHVTRPMRQLFQSAYFSQAWSFYLERLLEEEGYYDVLPYMERLKTKMARRQMRMWRVQRILTKLRMARGEMTFDEAVQAYVDHIGMEPSNAFIEVQRDTQFATPPGREIIGELMIVALREEYKRRMGPHYTLKAFNDQLLTYGDLPFRQIRRLMFE